The sequence TGCAACTCTGTGTAGTCTCCTTTTGAATTGTCAACAGAGTTATTAAACTTCTGTTGATCATATTGCAGCGGACATGGTAGCTTCTCAAATGATCCGAGGTTGAACAATGTGGTGGGACATCTTCTTCATTCCTCTATTCTGGTACCTTACCATGGCTGGTGAGTTTTGCTTTCAATTCATTCTAACTCAATAAAACCACTTGCAGAATCTCATATGACTTTGCTTGGTTCTGCAGGAGAATTAGCCACAGAACTCACCACCAGAACCATGGACATGTTGAGAACGACGAATCTTGGCATCCTGTAAGTCTAACACGGCTTTTTTGGTTTATCTTGTTTCGATCCTTTTGGTGTTTGATGTTTTCTTACTGTTTCCGTAATTGCAGATGTCTGAGAAAATCTACCAGAGTTTGGACAAACCGACTAGATTCTTTAGATTTACACTGCCTCTTGTGATGCTTGCATATCCTTTCTACTTGGTAAAAAAAACTCGTTTATTTTGTTATGGTAACATAAGCTGAGACATCAAGTAAACATGCTAATGTTTCTTCATCTGATTCAGTGGGCTCGAAGTCCGGGGAAAAAAGGTTCTCATTACCATCCTGAAAGCGACTTGTTCCTCCCTAAAGAGAAAACGGATGTCCTCACTTCTACAGCTTGTTGGACTGCAATGGCTGCTCTGCTTATCTGCCTCAACTTCGTAGTTGGTCCAGTTCAAATGCTCAAACTTTATGGGATTCCTTATTGGGTAATGCGCTGCTGTTTACTCCCCTGTTTCAGATTAAGCAATTTGTGTATTATTTCATCTGCCTTACCTGAAGATTGTTCTCGTATCAAATACAGATAAATGTAATGTGGTTGGATTTTGTGACGTACCTGCATCACCATGGTCATGAAGATAAGCTCCCTTGGTACCGTGGCAAGGTAAAACGCATAGTCCCTTCTTTCACTGTTCTTTGGCTATAATGCTCTCTCTTTTAAGGTTAAAGCCAATGCTTGGTAAATCTCATGATTCTCCCAAAACAGGAATGGAGTTACCTAAGAGGAGGACTTACAACATTGGATCGTGACTATGGAGTGATCAATAACATCCATCATGACATTGGAACGCATGTGATACATCATCTTTTCCCACAGATCCCACATTATCATCTTGTAGAAGCAGTAAGtaactgaaacaaaaaactaaatgaCTGTTTGTGTTTTGGTAAATTTGGTTTACATGCGAAACAAATGCTTACAAACTTTTGATTTCTTGCAGACGGAAGCAGTTAAACCAGTGTTAGGGAAGTATTACAGGGAACCTGATAAGTCTGGACCTTTACCATTACACTTACTTGGAATTCTAGCAAAAAGTATTAAAGAAGATCATTACGTGAGCGACGAAGGAGAAGTTGTATACTATAAAGCAGATCCAAATATGTATGGAGAGATCAAAGTGGGAGCAGATTGAAATGAAGCAGGCAGAGATAGAGGGAGAAGCTGTGACGTTCTTCTATTTCTGACCagctgaattttttttgtttactatcaATTTATTGTCCACAAACCAGAGACAGTTAGTAAACTCTGAATACAATcagatgga comes from Camelina sativa cultivar DH55 chromosome 19, Cs, whole genome shotgun sequence and encodes:
- the LOC104764868 gene encoding sn-2 acyl-lipid omega-3 desaturase (ferredoxin), chloroplastic — translated: MANLVLSECGIRPLPRIYTTPRSNFISNNNKPIFKFRPLTSYKTSSPLACSRDGFGGRNWSLNVSVPLTTTTPIVDESPLEEEEEEKQRFGPGAPPPFNLADIRAAIPKHCWVKSPWKSMSYVLRDVAIVFALAAGAAYLNNWIVWPLYWLAQGTMFWALFVLGHDCGHGSFSNDPRLNNVVGHLLHSSILVPYHGWRISHRTHHQNHGHVENDESWHPMSEKIYQSLDKPTRFFRFTLPLVMLAYPFYLWARSPGKKGSHYHPESDLFLPKEKTDVLTSTACWTAMAALLICLNFVVGPVQMLKLYGIPYWINVMWLDFVTYLHHHGHEDKLPWYRGKEWSYLRGGLTTLDRDYGVINNIHHDIGTHVIHHLFPQIPHYHLVEATEAVKPVLGKYYREPDKSGPLPLHLLGILAKSIKEDHYVSDEGEVVYYKADPNMYGEIKVGAD